One part of the Caproiciproducens sp. CPB-2 genome encodes these proteins:
- a CDS encoding sugar ABC transporter substrate-binding protein — MKKRWAAVLSCAMAFMMVAAGCGTSPSASTPAENSGAAPVSTAPAASGSKEIGIVFTDLNNPVFVTMKEAMEAKAKELGYTTTVLNSQDNSDTELQNVQNLVSKKVAAICLLPNDANSAINTVKVANDANIPIVGFNRVIDTKDQCKFVTQDVTDNVTGAVDAGKYAVELLKDVKDPKIVILRGTSGVDADKQRYEGFMQGIKGSPLENAVVAQVNGQFDTQTGFSVMQNVIQAQPKIDLVYAENDTMALGALQALEGANRKDVKIIGYDGSTECVQKIVEGKITATVAQKFKSLGTTAVDWAVKAAEGKANDAPPTISIGTELVTPDNAKGYVFQ; from the coding sequence ATGAAGAAAAGATGGGCCGCCGTATTGTCCTGCGCAATGGCGTTCATGATGGTCGCGGCAGGATGCGGCACATCCCCCTCTGCAAGCACCCCGGCGGAAAATTCCGGCGCTGCGCCGGTAAGTACGGCTCCCGCGGCATCGGGATCCAAAGAAATCGGTATCGTGTTTACCGACCTGAACAATCCGGTTTTCGTCACGATGAAAGAGGCTATGGAAGCTAAAGCAAAAGAACTCGGCTACACCACCACTGTTCTTAACAGCCAGGACAACTCTGACACCGAACTCCAGAATGTGCAGAACTTAGTTTCCAAAAAGGTTGCGGCGATCTGCCTGCTGCCGAATGACGCCAATTCTGCCATAAACACCGTCAAGGTGGCGAACGACGCCAATATCCCGATCGTCGGCTTCAACCGTGTCATCGACACGAAGGATCAGTGCAAATTTGTGACCCAGGATGTTACCGACAATGTTACCGGCGCTGTTGACGCGGGTAAATATGCGGTGGAACTGCTCAAGGATGTCAAAGATCCTAAGATCGTTATCCTCAGGGGCACCTCGGGTGTTGATGCAGACAAGCAGAGGTATGAAGGCTTTATGCAGGGCATCAAGGGCAGCCCGCTTGAAAATGCAGTCGTTGCGCAGGTGAACGGTCAGTTTGACACCCAGACCGGGTTCTCCGTTATGCAGAACGTAATTCAGGCGCAGCCAAAAATCGACCTCGTCTACGCAGAAAACGATACGATGGCCCTGGGTGCTCTGCAGGCTCTGGAAGGCGCCAATAGAAAAGACGTTAAGATCATTGGATACGACGGCTCTACCGAATGCGTACAGAAAATAGTTGAGGGCAAAATTACCGCCACTGTCGCACAGAAGTTCAAGAGTCTGGGCACCACCGCTGTTGACTGGGCGGTAAAAGCCGCTGAGGGTAAGGCGAACGATGCTCCTCCGACCATTTCCATCGGCACCGAGCTCGTTACGCCCGACAACGCGAAAGGCTATGTGTTCCAATAA
- a CDS encoding ABC transporter permease, with translation MNNDLSRTLIIFLLLCVALGIARPATFLTVSNVINVLSQISVNGIVVIGMTFILLTGGIDISVGSVAAFTSLITAMLLVSGNPFGSNIVVALAAGIGIGVLVGAVSGFFISKIELQPFIVTLAMMTIFRGMTMVVSQGNPVSQLGETFSFIGVKYLGPIPINVIIMISFYAIAYYVLEHTCFGRYVYAVGGNKEAARLSGINTTKIIMGIYMICAATASIAGMILASRVNSATPTAGNGSEMDAIAAAVIGGVSLTGGKGKIMGALIGAFIIGVLNNGLVLLNIDVYWTQVVKGVIILLAVVADVLSKRKMAK, from the coding sequence ATGAACAACGATCTGTCAAGAACACTGATTATCTTCCTGCTGCTGTGTGTGGCGTTGGGAATCGCGCGCCCGGCAACTTTTCTGACGGTCAGCAATGTAATCAATGTCCTTTCGCAGATTTCCGTGAACGGAATCGTTGTGATTGGAATGACTTTTATTCTGCTTACGGGCGGAATCGATATTTCCGTAGGTTCGGTGGCGGCATTTACCTCGCTGATTACGGCGATGCTGCTCGTCAGCGGCAATCCGTTCGGCAGCAATATTGTGGTCGCGCTTGCCGCAGGCATCGGCATCGGCGTCCTGGTCGGGGCGGTTTCCGGCTTCTTTATCAGCAAAATTGAATTGCAGCCTTTCATTGTTACACTGGCTATGATGACTATTTTCCGAGGGATGACGATGGTGGTCTCGCAGGGCAACCCCGTTTCGCAGTTGGGGGAAACCTTCAGCTTTATCGGCGTGAAATATCTTGGGCCGATCCCGATCAACGTCATCATTATGATTTCGTTTTACGCAATCGCCTATTATGTTCTGGAGCACACCTGCTTCGGCCGGTATGTCTATGCGGTCGGCGGCAACAAGGAGGCCGCCCGGCTGAGCGGTATCAACACCACTAAAATTATTATGGGAATCTATATGATCTGCGCGGCTACAGCCAGCATTGCCGGCATGATTCTTGCCTCCCGTGTCAATTCCGCAACGCCGACCGCCGGCAACGGGTCGGAAATGGACGCCATAGCGGCAGCGGTAATCGGCGGAGTCAGCCTTACCGGTGGAAAAGGAAAAATTATGGGTGCGCTCATCGGCGCGTTTATCATCGGCGTGCTCAACAACGGACTTGTGCTGCTCAATATAGATGTTTACTGGACACAGGTTGTAAAAGGCGTTATCATCCTTCTCGCAGTTGTAGCCGATGTGCTCAGCAAGCGCAAAATGGCAAAATAA
- a CDS encoding sugar ABC transporter ATP-binding protein codes for MGVEYILQTYDICKVFPGNVALQDISLGIQKASVHALVGENGAGKSTLVNIISGACPATSGYFEFEGKKVTQLTPHEAQKIGIGVVHQELNLIPEMTVAENIFLGREITGKAGKIDWNETNRKAKELLRSFDISFDEKARINTLSVAEQQMVEIIKVISMDSKLIVMDEPTAVLTGKETEQLFKLIHRLKEEGKTIIYISHRLDELKYICDMISIFRDGQLIYTGGIGERSKEEIVQMMVARKLTEQYPYAESVHGDVALKVENVCQGSFLKNISFEAHKGEILGLYGLVGAGRTELARCVMGADHKSSGTIEVDGERVQMKNPTDAIRHGVAYITESRKEFGLMLDMHVGFNTSISVLKKCLNKFRGIDRKTENSRIVNIIRELSIKTESPRKIVRELSGGNQQKVLLARYILTKPKVLIIDEPTRGVDVGAKVSIYQILNKLKEEGVSIIMISSDLPEVVGVSDRVLVMYNGAITGQFSHEELSEEAVGLCAFGNEKG; via the coding sequence ATGGGTGTGGAGTACATACTTCAAACTTATGATATTTGCAAAGTATTTCCGGGAAATGTAGCACTCCAGGACATCAGTCTCGGCATTCAAAAAGCTTCCGTTCATGCGCTGGTTGGTGAAAACGGAGCAGGCAAATCCACGCTGGTCAATATCATCAGCGGCGCATGTCCTGCGACTTCGGGATATTTTGAGTTTGAAGGCAAAAAGGTTACGCAGCTTACCCCTCATGAAGCACAGAAAATCGGAATCGGCGTCGTTCATCAGGAACTGAACCTGATTCCGGAGATGACGGTGGCCGAGAATATCTTCCTGGGCAGAGAGATAACCGGCAAGGCCGGAAAGATCGACTGGAACGAAACGAACAGAAAGGCGAAAGAGCTGCTGCGCTCGTTTGATATCTCTTTTGATGAAAAGGCAAGAATCAACACGCTCAGTGTTGCCGAGCAGCAGATGGTTGAAATTATAAAAGTCATTTCGATGGATTCCAAGCTGATTGTCATGGATGAGCCGACCGCGGTTCTGACGGGCAAAGAAACCGAGCAGCTTTTCAAACTGATTCACCGCCTTAAAGAGGAAGGAAAGACCATTATTTACATATCGCACAGGCTTGACGAGCTGAAATATATCTGCGACATGATTTCTATTTTCCGTGACGGGCAGCTGATCTATACCGGCGGCATTGGGGAGCGTTCCAAGGAAGAGATTGTGCAGATGATGGTGGCGCGCAAACTTACGGAACAGTATCCGTATGCGGAATCCGTCCACGGCGATGTTGCGCTGAAGGTTGAAAATGTCTGTCAGGGCAGTTTCTTAAAAAATATTTCCTTTGAGGCCCATAAAGGAGAAATATTGGGCCTGTACGGCCTTGTAGGGGCGGGAAGAACCGAGCTTGCACGCTGTGTGATGGGGGCCGACCACAAAAGCTCCGGCACAATTGAGGTTGACGGCGAGCGCGTCCAGATGAAAAACCCGACGGATGCCATCAGGCACGGCGTGGCTTACATTACGGAGAGCCGCAAGGAGTTCGGACTGATGCTCGACATGCACGTTGGATTTAATACCAGTATCTCCGTGTTGAAAAAATGCCTGAACAAATTCAGGGGAATTGACAGAAAGACCGAAAATAGCCGGATTGTCAATATCATACGCGAGCTCTCCATTAAGACGGAATCACCACGGAAAATTGTGCGGGAACTCAGCGGCGGAAATCAGCAGAAGGTCCTGCTGGCAAGATATATTCTCACGAAGCCGAAGGTGCTCATCATCGACGAGCCGACGCGCGGCGTCGATGTCGGCGCAAAGGTCAGTATCTACCAGATCCTGAACAAGCTGAAGGAAGAAGGGGTGTCCATTATTATGATCTCTTCCGATCTTCCCGAAGTGGTGGGAGTCAGCGACAGGGTGCTGGTAATGTACAATGGCGCCATCACGGGTCAGTTCAGCCATGAAGAGCTTAGTGAAGAAGCCGTCGGCTTGTGTGCATTCGGAAATGAGAAGGGATGA
- a CDS encoding M24 family metallopeptidase produces MNQPDRAEMELKLSRVRTYMKRSGLTGVVLARKDNFSWLSCGGNNRVVVPVQEGVGALVVTMDHLYLVAQVMDGQRLLDEELAGIELEYVPLHWYEGPIMQKALALAGSAPAADVPADGAREVLSDLYALHYPLTENEISKLRWLGRTVDEILTRTAYRIQPGMVDYEVEAMLLGQFASQNIQCDVLLVGTDERIAKYRHPSPAGARLGKYVLLHPAARFEGLHANVTRSVYFGDTLPEEIERPYRAVMDIEAACIASCVAGRRWSDILEMQKSMLAERGYEEEWRGHFPGGRTGYPVCEADFSLDPKKCIADREAYDWFITVTGAKVEELSLYSDGRHEVLSAAGNWPVRKYEINGEVIELPDMLLR; encoded by the coding sequence ATGAATCAACCGGATCGGGCTGAAATGGAGCTGAAACTATCCAGAGTCCGTACATATATGAAGCGTTCGGGACTCACGGGGGTGGTGCTTGCCCGCAAGGACAATTTCAGCTGGCTTTCATGCGGCGGAAACAACCGCGTTGTGGTACCTGTACAGGAGGGCGTAGGCGCTTTGGTGGTTACGATGGACCACCTTTATCTGGTCGCCCAGGTCATGGACGGCCAAAGGCTGCTGGACGAGGAGCTTGCCGGAATTGAGCTGGAATATGTACCGCTTCACTGGTATGAAGGTCCCATCATGCAAAAAGCGCTTGCGCTTGCGGGCAGTGCGCCGGCGGCGGATGTTCCGGCGGACGGAGCGAGGGAGGTCCTTTCCGATCTATATGCGCTGCATTATCCGCTCACGGAAAACGAAATCAGCAAGCTGCGGTGGCTGGGCAGAACGGTGGATGAAATTTTAACCCGTACCGCCTATAGGATTCAGCCGGGGATGGTCGACTACGAAGTCGAAGCGATGCTGCTGGGGCAGTTTGCTTCCCAAAATATCCAGTGTGACGTTCTGCTGGTCGGCACCGACGAGCGGATCGCGAAATACCGCCATCCCAGCCCGGCGGGCGCCAGGCTCGGAAAATATGTGCTGCTGCATCCGGCGGCCCGGTTTGAAGGGCTTCATGCAAATGTGACGCGCAGCGTTTATTTTGGTGACACGCTTCCCGAAGAAATTGAAAGGCCCTACCGCGCGGTAATGGATATTGAAGCAGCCTGCATTGCTTCCTGTGTGGCCGGCAGACGCTGGAGCGATATTTTGGAAATGCAGAAATCCATGCTTGCCGAAAGGGGTTATGAAGAAGAATGGCGCGGACATTTTCCCGGCGGACGCACCGGATATCCGGTGTGCGAGGCGGATTTTTCGCTGGACCCGAAAAAATGCATTGCCGACAGAGAAGCATATGACTGGTTTATCACCGTCACCGGCGCAAAAGTGGAGGAGCTGAGCCTTTATTCGGACGGCAGGCACGAAGTGCTTTCCGCCGCCGGAAACTGGCCCGTCAGAAAATATGAGATAAATGGAGAGGTGATTGAGTTGCCCGATATGCTTCTGCGTTAG
- a CDS encoding KpsF/GutQ family sugar-phosphate isomerase: protein MDDKQIISEINRTLEMEAASVLKLKETLNCGAMLAALKAIAECKGKIVISGCGTSAMAAKKAVHSLNCIECPALFLTPSDAVHGGLGVLQKEDILILVSKGGNTDELVSLIRACRTKGAMLIGVTENPESKIGRAADLLLMVKVDREPCRFNMLATASTLAVIAVFDSICIALMQYKGYTREQFAVIHPGGAVGDRLLGKTDDPIQE, encoded by the coding sequence ATGGACGATAAGCAAATTATCTCCGAAATCAACCGCACCCTTGAGATGGAAGCGGCATCCGTTCTGAAACTGAAAGAAACGCTTAACTGCGGCGCAATGCTCGCGGCGCTCAAAGCGATCGCGGAATGCAAGGGGAAAATTGTAATTTCCGGCTGCGGGACCTCGGCTATGGCCGCAAAAAAGGCGGTGCATTCACTGAACTGTATTGAGTGCCCGGCGCTGTTTCTCACCCCGTCCGACGCCGTGCACGGCGGGCTTGGAGTGCTGCAGAAGGAAGATATCCTTATATTGGTGAGCAAGGGCGGCAACACGGACGAGCTCGTCAGCCTGATTCGCGCCTGCCGCACCAAAGGCGCAATGCTGATTGGCGTAACCGAAAACCCGGAGTCCAAAATCGGCCGGGCCGCCGATCTTCTCTTAATGGTAAAGGTTGACCGGGAACCGTGCCGCTTCAACATGCTTGCCACGGCAAGCACCCTTGCGGTGATCGCCGTTTTCGATTCAATCTGCATTGCGCTGATGCAGTACAAAGGATATACGCGCGAACAGTTTGCAGTCATCCATCCGGGAGGGGCCGTGGGCGACCGGCTGCTTGGCAAAACGGACGACCCTATTCAAGAATGA
- a CDS encoding alcohol dehydrogenase catalytic domain-containing protein yields MEGKMKAAVFKDIENIVVEERDIPECPRDGMLVKVVACGICGGDVRNYHNGLKDGIKNQIMGHEIAGVVVETDNTVTRFKPGDRVALAPDVSCGQCWYCKRGLVNLCLSHRMLGTHFPGGYAQYIALPSDVMHRGFIEKIPDGMSFDHAAFAETASAVIACQKYNDVSLGDTVVIIGDGPVGCLHIEVARARGAKKVIMVGMDKLELAESFGADYLFKNTDQEKVKASVLELTDGIGADIVICAVPSVAVQEQALEMVRKRGRVVIYGGVAKTKQTAQLNSNLIHYNEIMVLGAFSYPATGLADALSAIHSGKIHAEKYISAHVPLEGVVGGMELVSSGKALKVIIDPWLK; encoded by the coding sequence ATGGAAGGAAAGATGAAGGCGGCAGTTTTTAAGGACATAGAAAACATCGTTGTTGAAGAACGCGACATCCCCGAATGTCCCCGGGATGGGATGCTTGTCAAAGTCGTGGCCTGCGGAATTTGCGGAGGCGACGTCAGGAATTACCACAACGGGCTCAAAGACGGCATCAAAAACCAGATTATGGGGCATGAAATCGCGGGCGTCGTCGTGGAAACGGACAACACGGTCACACGGTTCAAACCGGGCGACCGGGTGGCGCTTGCCCCCGACGTAAGCTGCGGCCAGTGCTGGTACTGCAAACGCGGGCTTGTCAACCTGTGCCTTTCGCACCGGATGCTCGGCACGCATTTCCCCGGCGGTTACGCGCAGTATATCGCATTGCCCTCTGATGTAATGCACCGCGGTTTCATCGAAAAAATACCGGACGGGATGAGCTTTGACCACGCGGCTTTCGCCGAAACGGCTTCCGCAGTCATCGCCTGCCAGAAATACAACGATGTTTCGCTGGGGGATACGGTAGTCATCATCGGGGACGGCCCTGTGGGATGCCTTCACATTGAGGTCGCGCGGGCAAGGGGTGCCAAAAAAGTAATTATGGTGGGTATGGATAAGCTGGAACTCGCCGAAAGCTTCGGAGCCGATTATCTTTTTAAGAACACCGACCAGGAGAAAGTGAAGGCTTCCGTACTGGAACTTACTGACGGAATCGGCGCGGATATCGTAATTTGTGCCGTGCCCTCGGTGGCGGTTCAGGAACAGGCGCTCGAAATGGTGCGAAAGCGCGGACGGGTTGTCATCTACGGCGGCGTTGCCAAAACAAAACAGACCGCGCAGCTGAACTCCAATCTGATTCACTACAACGAAATTATGGTGCTGGGCGCCTTCTCATATCCGGCTACCGGGCTGGCCGACGCGCTGAGCGCCATCCATTCCGGAAAAATACACGCGGAAAAGTACATCAGCGCGCATGTGCCGCTTGAAGGGGTTGTCGGGGGCATGGAACTTGTTTCTTCGGGAAAGGCGCTGAAGGTGATTATTGATCCCTGGTTAAAATAA
- a CDS encoding NAD(P)H-dependent oxidoreductase — protein MYEIDSKLAKLHEEGRPIHVGLIGAGQMGKDIVAQIAKMKGMECDVVVDLTPEIAKDAYLQSGYEGDIVEVSTAAEAQKAIADGKKVVSTNYRVAVETSQIQSVIDATGSPEMGAHITMDCIFFKKHIVMMNVECDITIGPILRKLCEQAGIVYSLTAGDEPGSIVEVYRFAKALGFKVVAAGKGKNNPLDIYANPGMKEWQDKAAARNMNARMLLEFVDGSKTMIEMTAVSNATGLVPDCRGMHGPHCNVEDLKTVFSLKSQGGILDREGVVDFGIGNINPGVFVVVTTDQKRIVDGLVQRDMGEGPNYLLYRPYHLCSIETPITAAQAVLYGESTAHPMDHLVSECITIAKKDLKKGEKLDAIGEYCYRGSIELADVARKGNMLPVGLAKGAVMKCDLKRDEVITYDMVELNNNSVLLQLRRMQDQLMGK, from the coding sequence ATGTATGAAATTGATTCCAAACTGGCAAAACTCCACGAAGAGGGCAGGCCGATCCACGTAGGTCTGATCGGTGCAGGGCAGATGGGCAAGGATATTGTCGCCCAGATTGCAAAAATGAAGGGCATGGAATGCGACGTTGTTGTGGATCTTACCCCCGAAATTGCCAAAGACGCTTATCTTCAGTCGGGATACGAGGGCGACATCGTAGAGGTTTCCACGGCCGCGGAGGCTCAGAAGGCGATTGCCGATGGGAAGAAGGTAGTTTCTACAAACTACAGGGTCGCAGTCGAAACCAGCCAGATCCAGAGCGTCATTGACGCAACCGGGTCCCCGGAGATGGGCGCTCACATTACAATGGACTGCATTTTCTTCAAAAAACACATCGTCATGATGAATGTGGAATGCGATATCACCATCGGTCCCATTCTCCGCAAGCTCTGCGAACAGGCCGGCATTGTTTATTCCCTTACCGCCGGCGACGAGCCCGGCTCCATCGTAGAGGTTTACCGCTTCGCAAAGGCACTCGGCTTTAAAGTCGTCGCGGCCGGAAAAGGAAAGAACAATCCGCTCGACATCTACGCAAACCCCGGCATGAAAGAGTGGCAGGACAAAGCCGCGGCGCGCAACATGAACGCGCGTATGCTGCTTGAGTTCGTGGACGGTTCCAAAACCATGATCGAGATGACCGCCGTTTCCAACGCCACCGGGCTTGTTCCCGACTGCCGCGGAATGCACGGCCCGCACTGCAACGTGGAGGACCTCAAAACCGTGTTCAGCCTGAAGTCCCAGGGAGGCATCCTTGACAGGGAGGGCGTGGTCGATTTCGGTATCGGCAACATCAACCCGGGCGTATTTGTCGTAGTCACCACCGACCAGAAGAGGATCGTCGACGGCCTTGTACAGCGCGACATGGGCGAAGGCCCCAACTACCTGCTTTACCGTCCCTATCATCTCTGCTCCATTGAAACGCCCATCACCGCGGCTCAGGCCGTACTTTACGGAGAATCCACCGCGCATCCGATGGACCATCTGGTTTCGGAATGCATCACCATCGCGAAAAAGGATCTTAAAAAGGGCGAAAAGCTCGACGCAATCGGCGAATACTGCTACCGCGGCAGCATAGAGCTTGCGGACGTCGCCCGCAAGGGCAACATGCTCCCGGTCGGTCTGGCCAAAGGCGCGGTGATGAAATGCGACCTGAAGCGCGATGAAGTCATTACCTATGATATGGTTGAGCTGAACAACAATTCCGTGCTTCTGCAGCTCCGCCGCATGCAGGATCAGTTAATGGGGAAATAA
- a CDS encoding L-fucose/L-arabinose isomerase family protein gives MDHKVVIGYAPTRRRIFSVEDALKYKKIIRDKLSELEIEFVDIEDINEEGLLRCAEDVEPVIEKFRAAKVDALFIPHCNFGSEHSCGKVARALNVPVLLWGPRDEAPLEDGSRLRDTQCGLFATGKVLRRMQVPFTYIPNCNVGDPQFAEGVRNFVAAANVVKEFRRARILQIATRPTDFWTMICNEGELLEKFGIQLFPITMVEFTERVKELAASKNEEVDKTVSLIHEKMKVCIPEEDVRKVAALKTAMKLFAVENGCNAVAIQCWDALQQALHMMPCCANALLTEEGIPVACETDIHGAVTSIMTMAAGMGKTPSFFVDWSVRHPSNPNGELLQHCGPWPLSLAKSTPVLGRPFAFPEHCPGSVSAEIKGGPISLFRFDGDNGEYGMLMGNAKGIEGPYTNGTYLWVEVPNWPKVESMIVKGPYVHHAVGIHGNLLPVMLEALTYIKGVRPDFYDEEQERKTRNFYFE, from the coding sequence ATGGATCACAAAGTTGTCATCGGATATGCTCCCACGCGCAGAAGAATTTTCAGTGTAGAGGACGCCTTAAAGTACAAAAAGATTATCAGAGACAAACTCAGCGAGCTTGAGATCGAATTCGTGGACATTGAAGACATCAACGAAGAAGGATTGCTCCGCTGCGCCGAAGATGTCGAGCCTGTCATTGAAAAATTCAGGGCGGCTAAAGTTGACGCGCTGTTCATCCCGCACTGCAATTTCGGTTCCGAGCACAGCTGCGGTAAAGTGGCGCGCGCCCTGAACGTCCCCGTCCTTCTCTGGGGTCCGAGGGACGAAGCGCCGCTGGAGGACGGAAGCCGGCTTCGCGACACCCAGTGCGGCCTTTTCGCAACCGGAAAGGTCCTGCGCCGGATGCAGGTTCCTTTCACCTATATTCCCAACTGCAACGTCGGCGATCCTCAGTTTGCGGAAGGCGTCAGGAATTTTGTCGCTGCCGCCAATGTGGTAAAAGAATTCCGCAGAGCGCGCATTCTCCAGATTGCAACGCGTCCGACGGATTTCTGGACGATGATTTGCAACGAGGGCGAACTTCTTGAAAAATTCGGGATTCAGCTTTTCCCGATCACGATGGTGGAATTCACCGAAAGAGTGAAGGAACTCGCGGCGTCAAAGAATGAAGAAGTGGACAAGACGGTTTCCCTGATTCACGAAAAAATGAAGGTCTGCATTCCCGAGGAAGACGTCCGCAAAGTTGCCGCGCTCAAGACGGCCATGAAGCTGTTTGCAGTTGAAAACGGCTGCAACGCGGTTGCGATTCAGTGCTGGGATGCCCTGCAGCAGGCCCTGCATATGATGCCCTGCTGCGCGAATGCCCTTCTTACCGAAGAAGGGATTCCCGTAGCCTGCGAAACCGATATTCACGGCGCCGTGACTTCCATCATGACGATGGCCGCCGGCATGGGAAAAACTCCGTCCTTCTTCGTCGACTGGTCCGTCCGCCATCCCAGCAACCCGAACGGCGAACTGCTGCAGCACTGCGGTCCCTGGCCGCTTTCGCTGGCAAAATCCACACCGGTGCTCGGCAGGCCCTTTGCTTTCCCCGAGCACTGCCCGGGCTCCGTATCCGCAGAAATCAAAGGCGGGCCGATCTCCCTCTTCCGCTTCGACGGCGACAACGGCGAGTACGGAATGCTCATGGGGAATGCCAAAGGCATCGAGGGGCCGTATACGAACGGAACCTACCTGTGGGTGGAAGTTCCCAACTGGCCGAAAGTGGAATCCATGATCGTCAAAGGCCCGTATGTTCATCATGCCGTGGGCATTCACGGCAATCTGCTGCCGGTCATGCTCGAGGCGCTGACCTACATAAAGGGGGTACGTCCCGATTTCTACGACGAGGAGCAGGAACGCAAAACAAGAAACTTTTATTTTGAGTAA
- a CDS encoding FGGY-family carbohydrate kinase has translation MKLMGVDVGTTGVKAAVFDLQGDMLGYGFHEYDVICKKNGLAEQDAELVWKYTKEVMAAAARQSGDDIAAISISTQGDAVIPMDRQRNALGHAHLGMDYRGTREAADISALLGDRHIFDITGMRPHPMNSMVKIMWIVRHQKELCEKVWKFVTYSDFLLAKMGSDEPVMDLTMASRSMGLDLKTEQWCPEILNAAGIDISWLSRPVESGTVVGELSPALCSELGIRKGAKLTAGGHDQCCAALGAGIAGENMALDSHGTAEVVSTAFGKEQLSDIMYESYFPCYRYAAKGMYFTFGLNHTAGILMKWYRDNLGLPEVAQAERLGERPFEQIAKTATPGPSPLLALPHFNGSGTPTCDTQSKGAILGLTMASTRFDIAKSLMEATAFELRGNLERMEKTGVGIESLLCVGGGARSAIDLQLKADILGIPVSTLKIREAACLGASFLAGIGVGAYDGPTDAVSRVQSDKTYDPDKKNHARYHDKYQIYTGLYKLLKDLNHKQECW, from the coding sequence ATGAAACTAATGGGTGTCGACGTTGGCACGACCGGCGTGAAAGCCGCAGTATTTGATCTGCAGGGCGATATGCTTGGCTATGGTTTCCATGAATACGACGTGATCTGCAAAAAGAACGGCCTGGCGGAACAGGATGCCGAGCTCGTCTGGAAGTATACGAAAGAAGTCATGGCGGCTGCGGCCAGGCAGTCCGGAGATGATATTGCAGCCATCAGCATTTCAACGCAGGGGGACGCCGTGATCCCAATGGACCGGCAGCGAAACGCACTGGGACATGCGCATCTGGGGATGGATTATCGCGGAACCCGTGAAGCGGCGGACATTTCAGCTCTTCTGGGCGACCGGCATATTTTCGATATCACGGGCATGCGGCCGCACCCCATGAATTCCATGGTAAAAATCATGTGGATTGTGCGCCATCAGAAGGAACTGTGTGAAAAAGTCTGGAAATTCGTCACCTATTCCGATTTTCTGCTTGCTAAAATGGGAAGCGACGAACCGGTAATGGATCTTACAATGGCCTCCCGCAGCATGGGGTTGGATTTGAAAACGGAACAATGGTGCCCGGAAATCCTGAACGCAGCCGGAATCGACATTTCATGGCTGAGCCGTCCCGTCGAATCGGGGACCGTGGTCGGAGAGCTGTCCCCCGCGCTTTGCAGCGAGCTCGGCATACGAAAAGGTGCGAAGCTGACGGCCGGAGGCCACGACCAATGCTGCGCGGCGCTGGGAGCCGGAATCGCCGGGGAAAACATGGCGCTTGATTCCCACGGCACCGCGGAAGTCGTATCGACCGCTTTTGGAAAAGAGCAGCTCAGCGACATTATGTACGAAAGCTATTTCCCATGTTACCGGTACGCGGCAAAAGGAATGTATTTCACCTTTGGGCTCAATCATACGGCGGGTATTTTGATGAAATGGTATCGGGATAATCTGGGGCTTCCGGAAGTAGCGCAGGCCGAACGGCTGGGAGAGCGCCCGTTTGAGCAGATAGCCAAAACCGCCACGCCCGGGCCGTCCCCCCTGCTGGCGCTTCCCCACTTTAACGGCAGCGGAACGCCGACCTGTGACACGCAGTCAAAGGGCGCGATTCTGGGGCTGACGATGGCATCCACGCGCTTCGACATCGCAAAGAGCCTGATGGAAGCCACCGCTTTTGAGCTCAGGGGCAACCTCGAGAGGATGGAAAAAACCGGAGTCGGGATCGAAAGCCTTCTTTGCGTAGGCGGCGGAGCCCGCTCGGCGATTGATCTGCAGCTGAAAGCAGATATTCTGGGAATTCCGGTTTCAACCCTGAAAATCCGGGAAGCGGCCTGCCTGGGAGCCTCTTTCCTGGCGGGAATAGGGGTTGGGGCGTACGACGGTCCTACAGACGCCGTCAGCCGTGTCCAATCGGATAAAACATACGATCCCGACAAAAAGAACCACGCAAGGTATCATGACAAGTATCAAATTTATACCGGACTTTACAAATTATTAAAAGATTTAAATCATAAACAGGAATGCTGGTGA